The Pan troglodytes isolate AG18354 chromosome 7, NHGRI_mPanTro3-v2.0_pri, whole genome shotgun sequence genome has a window encoding:
- the CTHRC1 gene encoding collagen triple helix repeat-containing protein 1 isoform X2 — protein MRPQGPAASPQRLRGLLLLLLLQLPAPSSASEIPKGKQKAQLRQREVVDLYNGMCLQGPAGVPGRDGSPGANGIPGTPGIPGRDGFKGEKGECLRESFEESWTPNYKQCSWSSLNYGIDLGKIAECTFTKMRSNSALRVLFSGSLRLKCRNACCQRWYFTFNGAECSGPLPIEAIIYLDQGSPEMNSTINIHRTSSVEGLCEGIGAGLVDVAIWVGTCSDYPKGDASTGWNSVSRIIIEELPK, from the exons ATGCGACCCCAGGGCCCCGCCGCCTCCCCGCAGCGGCTCCGCGGCctcctgctgctcctgctgctgcagctgcccGCGCCATCGAGCGCCTCTGAGATCCCCAAGGGGAAGCAAAAGGCGCAGCTCCGGCAGAGGGAGGTGGTGGACCTG TATAATGGAATGTGCTTACAAGGGCCAGCAGGAGTGCCTGGTCGAGACGGGAGCCCTGGGGCCAATGGCATTCCGGGTACACCTGGGATCCCAGGTCGGGATGGATTCAAAGGAGAAAAGGGGGAATGTCTGAGGGAAAGCTTTGAGGAGTCCTGGACACCCAACTACAAGCAGTGTTCATGGAGTTCATTGAATTATGGCATAGATCTTGGGAAAATTGCG GAGTGTACATTTACAAAGATGCGTTCAAACAGTGCTCTAAGAGTTTTGTTCAGTGGCTCACTTCGGCTAAAATGCAGAAATGCATGCTGTCAGCGTTGGTATTTCACATTCAATGGAGCTGAATGTTCAGGACCTCTTCCCATTGAAGCTATAATTTATTTGGACCAAGGAAGCCCTGAAATGAATTCAACAATTAATATTCATCGTACTTCTTCTG TGGAAGGACTTTGTGAAGGAATTGGTGCTGGATTAGTGGATGTTGCTATCTGGGTTGGTACTTGTTCAGATTACCCAAAAGGAGATGCTTCTACTGGATGGAATTCAGTTTCTCGCATCATTATTGAAGAACTaccaaaataa
- the CTHRC1 gene encoding collagen triple helix repeat-containing protein 1 isoform X1 encodes MRPQGPAASPQRLRGLLLLLLLQLPAPSSASEIPKGKQKAQLRQREVVDLVSPREPSRDRRAGGGDLAARPTGRASVWLLGVSVCTAVCRVSCCAGVSCFLFTDKEGPGYACSESWNSEGRPKWEAIVERTCDMGPSVITHTLGLHMWPPGRSITVKLREKTVSRKLEMNGLSAFQGLICGKYNGMCLQGPAGVPGRDGSPGANGIPGTPGIPGRDGFKGEKGECLRESFEESWTPNYKQCSWSSLNYGIDLGKIAECTFTKMRSNSALRVLFSGSLRLKCRNACCQRWYFTFNGAECSGPLPIEAIIYLDQGSPEMNSTINIHRTSSVEGLCEGIGAGLVDVAIWVGTCSDYPKGDASTGWNSVSRIIIEELPK; translated from the exons ATGCGACCCCAGGGCCCCGCCGCCTCCCCGCAGCGGCTCCGCGGCctcctgctgctcctgctgctgcagctgcccGCGCCATCGAGCGCCTCTGAGATCCCCAAGGGGAAGCAAAAGGCGCAGCTCCGGCAGAGGGAGGTGGTGGACCTGGTGAGTCCGAGGGAGCCGAGCCGGGACCGCCGCGCTGGTGGAGGGGACCTGGCCGCGCGCCCCACGGGCAGGGCGTCAGTCTGGCTGTTGGGGGTGTCTGTCTGTACAGCTGTGTGTCGTGTGTCTTGCTGCGCCGGGGTGTCATGCTTtttatttacagataaagaagGACCTGGTTATGCGTGCAGTGAGTCTTGGAACTCAGAGGGGAGACCAAAATGGGAGGCCATCGTGGAGCGGACATGCGATATGGGCCCG TCAGTCATTACACACACCCTGGGTCTTCATATGTGGCCGCCAGGTAGGAGCATCACAGTCAAGCTACGGGAGAAAACAGTTTCCAGGAAACTGGAAATGAACGGCCTGAGTGCTTTCCAGGGGCTCATCTGTGGGAAG TATAATGGAATGTGCTTACAAGGGCCAGCAGGAGTGCCTGGTCGAGACGGGAGCCCTGGGGCCAATGGCATTCCGGGTACACCTGGGATCCCAGGTCGGGATGGATTCAAAGGAGAAAAGGGGGAATGTCTGAGGGAAAGCTTTGAGGAGTCCTGGACACCCAACTACAAGCAGTGTTCATGGAGTTCATTGAATTATGGCATAGATCTTGGGAAAATTGCG GAGTGTACATTTACAAAGATGCGTTCAAACAGTGCTCTAAGAGTTTTGTTCAGTGGCTCACTTCGGCTAAAATGCAGAAATGCATGCTGTCAGCGTTGGTATTTCACATTCAATGGAGCTGAATGTTCAGGACCTCTTCCCATTGAAGCTATAATTTATTTGGACCAAGGAAGCCCTGAAATGAATTCAACAATTAATATTCATCGTACTTCTTCTG TGGAAGGACTTTGTGAAGGAATTGGTGCTGGATTAGTGGATGTTGCTATCTGGGTTGGTACTTGTTCAGATTACCCAAAAGGAGATGCTTCTACTGGATGGAATTCAGTTTCTCGCATCATTATTGAAGAACTaccaaaataa